Proteins from one Rosa chinensis cultivar Old Blush chromosome 7, RchiOBHm-V2, whole genome shotgun sequence genomic window:
- the LOC121050670 gene encoding UPF0481 protein At3g47200-like has translation MERMKLWYLHNLLIRKATPETNMEHIVEKIRSMEEYCCDCYDEKIDLSSAKFVEMLVVDGFFIIELFRKMIGDMPRGVDDPLFNRSGMLSIVQNDLLLLENQLPWRVLDCLFHQVPGGKCKSLWELTQRILPSWRGLEYFVSHVPNTLQSRHLLDTLRILSVEFESDKNEKVCPFRVRIPSATELLQVGVKFRRKRGFDSILNITLLDGVMEIAPITLDAEKSVFRNLIALGRV, from the coding sequence ATGGAAAGAATGAAACTATGGTACCTGCACAACCTCCTTATTCGAAAAGCCACTCCCGAGACCAACATGGAACACATTGTTGAAAAAATTAGGAGTATGGAGGAGTATTGTTGTGATTGCTATGACGAAAAAATTGATCTGAGTAGTGCAAAGTTTGTAGAGATGTTGGTAGTTGATGGTTTCTTTATTATTGAACTCTTCCGCAAAATGATAGGAGACATGCCCAGAGGCGTGGATGATCCTCTATTCAATAGGTCAGGGATGTTGTCTATAGTACAAAATGACTTGCTTCTACTAGAAAACCAACTGCCTTGGAGAGTTCTTGACTGCTTATTCCATCAAGTACCTGGTGGAAAATGCAAGTCCCTTTGGGAGCTTACTCAAAGGATCCTTCCGAGTTGGAGAGGTTTAGAGTATTTTGTTTCTCATGTTCCAAATACATTGCAAAGCAGACATTTACTCGACACTCTTAGAATCCTTTCAGTTGAATTTGAATCGGACAAGAACGAGAAGGTTTGTCCATTTCGGGTGCGGATCCCTTCTGCGACAGAGCTTCTTCAAGTCGGAGTCAAATTTAGACGTAAAAGAGGTTTCGACAGCATACTCAACATAACCTTGCTCGATGGAGTGATGGAGATTGCACCAATAACTTTGGACGCCGAAAAATCTGTCTTCAGAAACCTCATAGCCCTTGGAAGAGTATGA